The sequence TTGAGAGGAGACTGAACATCCACTTTAGGTATTGGGAAATCCTTAGTCTGCCCTTGGTTGTCATTCACATCAGTATAATTCAGTCTTGCCCAATCATTGGTAGGCACATCTTCTCCACCTGGAAAAGTCCTTTTAGCCTTTATACTATAAGTTAAATTAGCCTCATTGATTATAGTCCCCGGAGCCCATGTAATGGTGCGTGTGCTTTCGTCATACTCTACTGCAGATTGCGGATCAGTTTGAAAACTGTCCTGCACTAAATCAAAATGTTCACTTATGACATCTGTCACAACTGCATCTTTAGCAGAATGACCAAGCTGTTCCGATATATCATCGTATATATCAGAAAGGTCGGCGGCAGAAAATGTCTCATAATAACCAGCGTTTTGTGCCCGTCGAAGGGTATCTCTAGCAACTGCCAAACTCACCTGAGGAACCTCGTTTAAAAGTCCTACCGTAAACACCCTAGCTATATCAAAACAGCTCTGCCCTGCTTTATAAGCAGCCTCGGTATGATCATTATGCTGGGCAGGTTCATTAGGCCCATAGTAATTGCCTATACTTGAAGTGGGAACGCCGTCAGTCAACATCACTATAACTTTATTTGCATCTGACCTTCCATCAGCAGTCATTAGATTCCTTGCCCGTACAAAACCTGCCTCTGTATTCGTTCCGCCATCCGGGACTATATTGTCTATAGCATTCTCCACATCATTTATATTGTTTTCAAAACCACAATTAATTGTAGTATCTTTACCTAAATCTCCTACAAAACCTGGAGGCCACCACGCCCACTTCCCCTCATAAGCATAACTCACCACCGCCACCCTGTTATTAGGATTTTCCAACACCTTTTGTACAAAACTTCTGGCAGCCTGTTTAGCATAATACATGGCTGAAGGGCTGCCTGAATTCATGCTTCCTGATCTGTCTAAAACCAGTATTACATCAATAGGTTTGGGAGGAGGGGTCCCTGTTATGTTCAGATTTACCTCATAGGTTCTGCATCCCGGTATAGCATGGGCTTCTTTGTCCACTTGGATTGTATCTGGATATTGAACACTGTCTAATTGAACGCTTTTAGTCTTAACCGAATTTGCTTCCGTGCTATCAGTAGCTATCGGGCCTTTGCTGTTAATTGTTGATTCATCTTCTTCAATAAACCAGTTAGGACATACTTTGGTTATAACCTCGTCTTTTCCATCTACTCTTCGTCCTAAATATCGTCCACTGGCTAAAACTCTATTTGAAATAGATTTTCCTCGATAAATTGACGGTATGCTATATGCTATCTCAAACTTGTGCTCTGCTTCTACAGTCAATGTCTCAATTTTCTTTTCCATGCCTATAAGCGTGTCCTTTATTACTACATCCTCTAGATCGACATTCCCATCGTTTATAATCTTTATTGAATATTTTGCTGTATCCCCTGCACGGTATAAATCCTGTTTTGCAACAATATTTATCTTAAAAGAAGGATTTGGTTGCTCGGGCTCTTGTTCTTGTTCACATTGCTGTTCCTGCTTATCATCGTCCTTTTGAGCTAACTCTTCCGTTTGAGATAACTGCCCATCCGGTTCTGTTGTTTCTAGGCTCAACAATTGTTCTGATGATAACTCCGGACTTGATTCGCTACCATAAGAAACTATGGGAAACCCTATCGATCCGATCAAAACTGTTAATATTAAATAGACCAACGATACTTTTATTTTCCTCATAAACGGTATCACCTCCATTCATCCTCAAATTTAGTGTTTTTAAGCCCTGAAAAATGCAGTCAATTGCTCGTTCTACCCTATATGCCATGCTTGATTAGATGATAACATTCTGTCGTTTCAAGTCTCGCTCAAATAGACTTCAACCTAATTAAAAAAAAATCAATTTGTAATTTTAAACCAATTACAAATTGATTACAGAAAAAATCCCGGTAAAACCGGGATTTTAAGCAAACTTTTTTGTGGATATTATCGATCGAAATTTAAATTGTAAAACAAACAAATGATCTTTTACCTTATCTTTAAAGCTCTTCTCAATTCTTTTGCTTATCATGGTTAAATTATCTCGTTCAATCTCTGATAGAATAGCGATCACTTGGCTTTGGTTCCAAAAAGAAAAAACATCTCCTTTTCTCAATCGAAAGAGCAATACCTGTTTTAATTTATCCATCGCCCAATTTAGCTTGTCAGAGGGTGGATCTATATTATCCGAACAAGAAATTGTTATTAAGCATAAACAGGAATTGGCTCCGTACCGTATGCCTCTTCTTCTTTCTAGATTATACAGAAATTTAAAGTAATCTATGTCGCAAAACAATGCTCCTTCCCATTCTTCCAGCTGTTCCACCAGTCTTTTTTCAATAAAAAACAAATCGCTGATTTCTTTTTCCTCATTTTCTGTTTGTATCTTTTTATATATCCTTTCCATGGAATGAGAAGGTTTTATATCTAGTTCTTTATACAACTTATATGTAATATATTCATAATGGCTCATTGCTTGTTTGGTTTGACCTGTTTTCAATAGAGCTTCCATATAAAAAATATTCAATACTTCCTCATACGGTTCAATCATCAGAACTTCTTCGCAAATTTCTATAATATCATTATCTCTATTATAAGATTTTAAATTTTCTATAAATTTTATTATAGACTTAATATATATTCAATTATATCGATTTCTTATAGGTATAATCCAGTCACCACAATTACGCCCCTCCATATATTCTCCTCTATACAAGAATATAGCCTGTCTATATCCTTTTGCGTCCAAATAACCTGATTCACGGTTTTTATCCGCTTTATCAATAATCATTTCAAATATTTCATAGTCTATTATGCACTTTTTCCCTACATTAAATATATAATATCCATTGGAAAAATAAATATCGAATAAAACCTCCGATATTCCAGTTTTGCGTTGGAGATGCTCTAACATTTTTCTAAGTCTAAAAATATGCGTCCTAAGAACATTTTTAGGATCATTAAAATCTTCTTGCTCCCAAAGGTCATTCATAATAGTATCGGGCAATAATTTTCTACCTTTAAAAGAAACAAAATATTTCAATAAATCTAGAATCCTGTATGAGCGGCCCATGTCATCCAATAGAGAACTGCCATTATATCGGATATCAAAGCCTCCAAAGGTTAATATTTCTACTACCCCTTGTTTTGTCGTCTTCATTCTCCTCTCATCCCTTCGCATATTTTTCCGTTTACACCAAACATCAACGCAAAGTACTACATTACACACCACTTGTAAAAATATTCATAATCAGGGTTTTTATCTATATATTTGCTTTATAGGTATATTATATCAAATTTGGGAACTATAATAAAATCTGTTCATCCATATTTATAAATAATATCAATACTCCTGGATAAAGCATAATAACCGGAAGAACTAGTCAACCGGTTATTATATCAGCCATCAGCTTCTTTATATCTTTTATATGTGTTTTCTCTTCTGCTACCAAGGCTTCAAAGGCTTGTCTGGCATCTTTGTCTTTAGTATAATGAGCCATCTCCTCATAAAAGGATATGGAATCTTTTTCTGCCCGTATCGAAATAGCAAATACATCCATAACATTATTTATGCTCTTGAGCTTATCCTCTAAAGAGCCTTGTCCAAAAAATATATTAGTTTTTGCAAGGGATTCAAAATAAGGAGCATATTCAGGATCAAATAAATAATTATCATCAAAATTTGAAAACTTTTCATATAGATCTGTAAAGATCCTAACATGATTTTTCTCCTCTTCTATCAACTTTTCTAGGAGTTCCTTTGCTTTATCATCATTTACTTTGTCCAAAGCTTGCTGATAAAATTTAATTCCTCCCCTTTCAGTATTTATTGCAAGCTTTAAAGCCTCTAACTCATTAAAGTTTTTAAAATCCATTATAACGTTCCCCCTTATCTATATTTAATTTATTTACATTTCAACCATGCTGACTTCTATCCTCTTGTCATAGCCACAGTTTGAACAATGTATCAAATGAATACATCTATAATCGGGCAAATCCTGATAAAACTCTTTTCCCATATAAGGGCTGTATGGTCCGTAAAAATCTTGAATTGCACCTGCAGTCTTCATCTTATTTCCACATTTAGGACAGTATTCTTCTAACTCATAAAGACCATTACATATAGGACATATCTTTTCCATAGCACATCTCCAGTTTTTAATTAGTGTGTGCTCATTATATATATTTTAAACAACTTCTCTCAAAGCATTATATATTTTAGAACTCAAAAGACCATCTTTTACCATATGTTCAATTATATCTAATGCTTCTGCTTTGTCAAAAGAGTCTCTATAGGGTCTTCTCTGAATAAGAGCTTGATAAATATCTGATACCGCAATTATCTGATCCATATCCGTTAAATTCTCATTGTTCAACCTTCTTGGATAGCCTTGGCCATTCAGTTTTTCATGGTGATTTGCAGCCCATTCCGATATATCTTCAATACCCTCAATTTCATCCAATATAAGCTTTGTATAGTATGGATGAGACTTTATGATGGTAAACTCCTCCTGGTTCAATTTGCCCTTCTTATCCAGTATATCATTTGGAATTGCCAATTTGCCTAAATCATGTAAATTAGCAGCTATCTTTATCTTTTTAGCAGTAAAATCGCTATATCCCATATGTTTTGCTATTCTACCACTTATATGGGATAATTCTGCTGAATGCTGAAATGTAAAATTGCTCTTATTGTCAACGATGACACCAAAGGCATTAGAAATCTTTTCTAACTGCTCTATATTTATTATGGCATTCTGTTCAGGTTCTATATTGTAAAGTATATGCTTTAACTCATGTGAATTTAAATCCAACCAAAAACTATCCTTTTCCATTATGTATAATAAAATATCAACATATTCCGGATTGAACAGCTTTGACCTGTTACTGTCCAGCCACTCCTTTAGTTTTAACTTTTTTTGGAATAAACTCATTTGTTTAACAGTACAAAAGGCAATGTCAAATCTATCTGCAATAAATATCAGCTGGGATCCTATAGGGATTTGGTCTCCTTGCAACCTATCTGCTCCCTTTCCATCCCATCTTTCATGGTGATAAAGAATATACTGACCAAATTCCTCGTCAAATGGAAGTTGTTTTGCAATCTCATAACCTAATTCACAATGGAGTTCTAAAAACTTGGGGTTGTCATGGAAATTATTTATATGCACATAGGACAAAGCACCTGCCATCCCAATATCATGTAGTAATGCAGAATAATATATCTTGGCTTTCAGACTGTCTTTTAAGTCCAAAGCTTGTAAAATATTTAAAACAATGTAAGCAGTTCTTCTGCCATGTTCATATACCCTATTTTCAGCAAGGTCTAATGACAAAGAAAGCGCTGATACCAACTGATTCAATTTAATATTTATTTCACCCATAAGTAGCACCCGTATTTTCATTATTTAATCAAAAATATTCTATCCAATAATATTATAACTTGAAATAACAGTTTAGTGAATTATAAAAACCCTCATATTTAAATATGAGGGTTTTTAATTGTCCCGCGATGCCGAATCCTGCATATTTCATACCCGCTTCTCTCGCAGGTGGGTGCTCTGCTCCCTACTTCTGTCGTCCTCTCTCAAGGCAGGACATCCATAGACAAACCCGAGCTCCCATATTATCAATGTCGGTTGAAATTTGCAGGAATTTCGCACATCCCAGGATAAACTCATCTTTTATTTATTATTATATAACAGTATACTTTCCTTGAAAAGAAGTATATTTTTCCACCTATCAATCCTCTTAATTATAATATAGATAACTCTGTGGATCTGTGTATTATAAATTATAACTTTTAAAAAATTTATTGTCAAATATACTTTTATATTTCAGCATGAATTTCTTTGACTTGTGTTCTACAATAGATAGTATATATTCCTCAAGCACTCTTTTTTGTTTGGCTTAAGATCTCATTTAATTCTTTTTCGTTTATCGTTTCCTTCGCCAATAGCTTTTCGGCGATTTTATCAAGAACATGGATGTTTTTATTCAAAAGGGCTTTTACCTGAGTATAAAAACTTTGCATCCTTTCCTTACAATATTTAACTATATCCCCATCTATATTAACATGCAGACTATTCTTATACATAATATCATAATTCAAAAGACCTGTATCCCGATACATCCCAAATCTTTTCACCATATTCATCAATATATCGGTAGCTTTTTCAATATCATTGTATGCCCCTGATGTGATGTTTTGCTCGCCAAATACAATCTCTTCGGCAGCCCTTCCAGCGATAGATATTTTAATATTGTTTTCCATCTCAGATTTAGTGCTGTACATTCTGTCCGGGGGTATGTTCATGCTGAATCCTCCTGCACCTTTTGTACTGGGAATTATCGTTATCTTAGAGACTGTATTGTCAGGAGCAATAATCTTTGTAACAAGGGCATGTCCGGCCTCGTGATAAGCAGTGATCTTTCTATCCTGCATATCTATCGTACTCCTGTCCTTTTTTTCATCTCCCGCTACCACTTTATAAAAGGCCTTATCCAAATCAACCATATCTATTTCATGGCTTTCTCTTTCAGCAGCTACGATTGCAGCCTCATTCAACATATTTTCCAGTTGTGCACCGCTAAAATACACAGTCTGTTTGGCGATTTCCTTTAAATCCACTTTATCCGATAACGGCTTGTTTGCTGAATGTAGTTTGAGCACCTCAAGACGCTCATTTACATCAGGTAGCCTTATTTCCACATGCCTATCGAATCTTCCCGGTCTTAAAAGAGCCTCATCCAAAGTATCGAGACGGTTTGTAGCGGCGACAACCACTATTCCTTCGTTTTCATTAAAACCGGACATTTCTGTGAGCAATGCATTCAATGTCTGGTCCTTTTCGTCACCGGCACCATCTGTACCGCTGCCCCTCTTTTTGCCTAATGCATCTATTTCGTCTATGAAAATAACACATTTGCCAGCCTGTCGCGCTTTTTTGAAAAGATTTCTTATTCTGGCTGCTCCTACCCCTACATATACCTGCACAAAATCAGAACCCGACACTGCATAAAAGGGAACTCCCGCTTCCCCGGCCAAGGCCTTGGCAAGTAAAGTCTTTCCATTGCCCGGTGGCCCGTAAAGTATTATGCCTCTGGGTAGTCTGGCGCCATACACTGAATATTTATCAGGATTTTTGATAAAATCTATCAACTCTCTGATGCTCTGTTTTGCCTCATAATTTCCTGCAACATCCTCAAACTTTATCTGAACATTGTCCTGAACTGTCTTTTCTGCCGATGACATCTTTAAAATATTGTTAGAAGCCATCCCGCCTGACCTTTTGGAAAGATAATACATCAAAAAAACAATCGTACCGATAAAAAACACAGTTCCTAATATAGATTGAATTTGGAACTCATAACCCTTCTCCTGTACTGCCACTCCTTTCAAAAGCAGCATTTCTTTAAAGTCTTGCTTTCTAGGATTGTCAGTGATAAATAGAGTCCCATCTTTATCTAGCACCTTTATCTTATCGCCCTCTGAAAGATATACTTTATCTATTTTTTGCTTGCCCAACTGGCTGATAAATTCATTATATGTTATATATTCATGTTGATTATTATATATATTATAAACAAACATAATACTCGCCACTACTACAACCAACACCACCATGAGCAAAATCTTCTTTTTTTTATTCATTTAGCAAATACCTCCTCTCTACGACGTCAAAAAGCATTACACCATCCCATAGGTTTACATAATATATTATAGCTGAAATTATATTCATTTTCTAGTTGTAAAAATTTCTAAAAAAAAGAGGCTATAGCCTCTCTAAAACCTGCTCCTTTGACAGTAAGTGGTATGCAGCAGCTTATGGGACATTACACCCAGGGGTCTGCCCAGATAGTTGCTGTACAGCTCCTTTATGGCAGGATTTTCGTGAGATTTCCTTATAGGCAATGTTTTATCAATCTGATAAATTGCCCTCATTCTCTTTTCTTTTATATTTTTATCATTTGAGATAGGCTGCCCTCCGCCCCCTAAACATCCTCCAGGACAACACATTATCTCTACAAAATGATACTGTTCTCCTTTGCTTACCGCTTCCAATATCTTCTTTGCATTACTCAGTCCGTTTATTACCGCAACCTTTAATTGCCTTTCACCTATATTTATAGTACTTTGCTTTATCCCCTCCATGCCCCTTATTTGATCAAAATCTAGTTTGTTTAACTTTTCCCCGGTCAGCAATTCATAGGCAGTTCTAACAGCAGCCTCCATGACACCCCCCGAACTTCCAAATATTGCACCTGCGCCTGTGCCTTGACTGAAGGGAAGGTCAAAAGAATGGTCTTGTAACTTACTGAAGTCTATTCCGGCTTCTTTTATCATTTTGGCCAATTCCCTTGTTGTAAGCACTGCATCTACATCCTTATGCCCGCTGGAATTCATCTCCGGACGTTCACACTCATATTTCTTTGCAGTACATGGCATTATTGA is a genomic window of Clostridia bacterium containing:
- a CDS encoding HD domain-containing protein — its product is MGEINIKLNQLVSALSLSLDLAENRVYEHGRRTAYIVLNILQALDLKDSLKAKIYYSALLHDIGMAGALSYVHINNFHDNPKFLELHCELGYEIAKQLPFDEEFGQYILYHHERWDGKGADRLQGDQIPIGSQLIFIADRFDIAFCTVKQMSLFQKKLKLKEWLDSNRSKLFNPEYVDILLYIMEKDSFWLDLNSHELKHILYNIEPEQNAIINIEQLEKISNAFGVIVDNKSNFTFQHSAELSHISGRIAKHMGYSDFTAKKIKIAANLHDLGKLAIPNDILDKKGKLNQEEFTIIKSHPYYTKLILDEIEGIEDISEWAANHHEKLNGQGYPRRLNNENLTDMDQIIAVSDIYQALIQRRPYRDSFDKAEALDIIEHMVKDGLLSSKIYNALREVV
- a CDS encoding VWA domain-containing protein — protein: MRKIKVSLVYLILTVLIGSIGFPIVSYGSESSPELSSEQLLSLETTEPDGQLSQTEELAQKDDDKQEQQCEQEQEPEQPNPSFKINIVAKQDLYRAGDTAKYSIKIINDGNVDLEDVVIKDTLIGMEKKIETLTVEAEHKFEIAYSIPSIYRGKSISNRVLASGRYLGRRVDGKDEVITKVCPNWFIEEDESTINSKGPIATDSTEANSVKTKSVQLDSVQYPDTIQVDKEAHAIPGCRTYEVNLNITGTPPPKPIDVILVLDRSGSMNSGSPSAMYYAKQAARSFVQKVLENPNNRVAVVSYAYEGKWAWWPPGFVGDLGKDTTINCGFENNINDVENAIDNIVPDGGTNTEAGFVRARNLMTADGRSDANKVIVMLTDGVPTSSIGNYYGPNEPAQHNDHTEAAYKAGQSCFDIARVFTVGLLNEVPQVSLAVARDTLRRAQNAGYYETFSAADLSDIYDDISEQLGHSAKDAVVTDVISEHFDLVQDSFQTDPQSAVEYDESTRTITWAPGTIINEANLTYSIKAKRTFPGGEDVPTNDWARLNYTDVNDNQGQTKDFPIPKVDVQSPLNVDAGPDREIIWGDTIGIGDNLQVTWGYPPYNYKWTCDTDPEWESTGQNPSVNPDKDTTYTITVTDQYGCTKQDTVLVKVKKGSLTITKTVQNENTDRKFSIWIYGPQDRKWAVLLQNGETATINNLKPGSYTIKEVVPMNFQKLGEDQDIVVITRENLDVSMTITNKKVNDKWFYDEDEVINRFNVRLLN
- a CDS encoding bacterial transcriptional activator domain-containing protein, giving the protein MENLKSYNRDNDIIEICEEVLMIEPYEEVLNIFYMEALLKTGQTKQAMSHYEYITYKLYKELDIKPSHSMERIYKKIQTENEEKEISDLFFIEKRLVEQLEEWEGALFCDIDYFKFLYNLERRRGIRYGANSCLCLITISCSDNIDPPSDKLNWAMDKLKQVLLFRLRKGDVFSFWNQSQVIAILSEIERDNLTMISKRIEKSFKDKVKDHLFVLQFKFRSIISTKKFA
- a CDS encoding ATP-dependent metallopeptidase FtsH/Yme1/Tma family protein — translated: MNKKKKILLMVVLVVVVASIMFVYNIYNNQHEYITYNEFISQLGKQKIDKVYLSEGDKIKVLDKDGTLFITDNPRKQDFKEMLLLKGVAVQEKGYEFQIQSILGTVFFIGTIVFLMYYLSKRSGGMASNNILKMSSAEKTVQDNVQIKFEDVAGNYEAKQSIRELIDFIKNPDKYSVYGARLPRGIILYGPPGNGKTLLAKALAGEAGVPFYAVSGSDFVQVYVGVGAARIRNLFKKARQAGKCVIFIDEIDALGKKRGSGTDGAGDEKDQTLNALLTEMSGFNENEGIVVVAATNRLDTLDEALLRPGRFDRHVEIRLPDVNERLEVLKLHSANKPLSDKVDLKEIAKQTVYFSGAQLENMLNEAAIVAAERESHEIDMVDLDKAFYKVVAGDEKKDRSTIDMQDRKITAYHEAGHALVTKIIAPDNTVSKITIIPSTKGAGGFSMNIPPDRMYSTKSEMENNIKISIAGRAAEEIVFGEQNITSGAYNDIEKATDILMNMVKRFGMYRDTGLLNYDIMYKNSLHVNIDGDIVKYCKERMQSFYTQVKALLNKNIHVLDKIAEKLLAKETINEKELNEILSQTKKSA
- a CDS encoding ferritin family protein — encoded protein: MDFKNFNELEALKLAINTERGGIKFYQQALDKVNDDKAKELLEKLIEEEKNHVRIFTDLYEKFSNFDDNYLFDPEYAPYFESLAKTNIFFGQGSLEDKLKSINNVMDVFAISIRAEKDSISFYEEMAHYTKDKDARQAFEALVAEEKTHIKDIKKLMADIITG
- a CDS encoding winged helix-turn-helix domain-containing protein — encoded protein: MKTTKQGVVEILTFGGFDIRYNGSSLLDDMGRSYRILDLLKYFVSFKGRKLLPDTIMNDLWEQEDFNDPKNVLRTHIFRLRKMLEHLQRKTGISEVLFDIYFSNGYYIFNVGKKCIIDYEIFEMIIDKADKNRESGYLDAKGYRQAIFLYRGEYMEGRNCGDWIIPIRNRYN